From one Triticum urartu cultivar G1812 chromosome 3, Tu2.1, whole genome shotgun sequence genomic stretch:
- the LOC125543058 gene encoding ubiquitin carboxyl-terminal hydrolase 14-like: MDLLRANLHKVRIPEPTNRIHKDECCVSFDTPRSEGGLYVDMNSFLGFGREHVAWNFEKSENPVYLHIVQRRKPEPDETDRPLKKPTLLAIGVEGGFGEQEPEYDVTYEIVILPEFLSLPFPSVDLPEKVRLAVDKVILAESADRKQQLASWVADKKIISAHAMDLQQLDNGVIVPPTGWKCSKCDKTENLWLNLTDGMILCGRWVWDGTGGNNHAVEHYQQTKYPLAVKLGTITADLEGADVYSYPEDDSVEDPILAQHLSHFGIDFSSLQKTEMTTAERELDHNTNFDWNRIQESGKDAEPLYGPGYTGLVNLGNSCYMASVMQVMFSTHPFISRYFEKQSLKAAFAISQADPTLDLNMQMTKLAHGMLSGKYSAPSQEGQEGIRPRMFKSVIAASHPEFSSMRQQDALEFFHHLIGKVDQANPGNHELNPCTGFKFIIEERVQCPSGKVSYNQHCDNFLTLSIPLHEATNKEQLEAFHEKKAAMDLDGKEVSKEEIVRPRVPLEACLASFSGGEEVPEFYSTALNSKTTAIKTTGLKTFPDYLMLQMRKFVMGEGWVPKKLDVYIDVPDIIDISHMRSNGVQPGEELLPEGASCGNKAEPARPVADEDIVSQLANIGFNYFACQKAAINTSNAGIEEAMNWLLSHTGDPDINEPISQDPMPAEDTIDEASLQTLVSFGFPEDVSRMALKASGGNIERATEWVFSHLEASSSVSADSSTNNVKDDDSNISDGSGRYKLMAFVSHMGTSTHCGHYVAHILKDGRWTIFNDNKVAASVDLPKDMGYLYFFQRISS; the protein is encoded by the exons ATGGATCTCCTCCGCGCGAACCTCCACAAGGTCCGCATCCCGGAGCCCACCAACCGCATCCACAAGGACGAGTGCTGCGTCTCCTTCGACACCCCG AGGTCGGAGGGCGGGCTGTACGTGGACATGAACTCGTTCCTGGGGTTCGGGAGGGAGCACGTGGCGTGGAACTTCGAGAAGTCGGAGAACCCCGTGTACCTCCACATCGTGCAGCGCCGGAAGCCGGAGCCAGACGAGACGGATCGCCCGCTGAAGAAGCCAACCCTGCTCGCCATCG GCGTGGAGGGAGGTTTTGGTGAACAAGAACCTGAATACGATGTGACTTACGAAATCGTTATTTTGCCTGAATTTTTGTCTCTCCCATTTCCATCAGTTGATTTGCCAGAGAAG GTTAGGCTCGCAGTTGATAAAGTTATACTTGCGGAGAGTGCTGATAGAAAGCAACAACTGGCTTCTTGGGTGGCTGACAAGAAAATAATCAGTGCACATGCTATGGATCTGCAACAACTAGACAATGGTGTTATTGTGCCCCCTACCGGGTGGAAGTGTAGCAAGTGTGACAAAACTGAGAATCTTTGGTTAAATTTAACTGATGGTATGATCCTCTGTGGGAGGTGGGTCTGGGATGGAACTGGCGGGAATAATCATGCTGTTGAACACTACCAGCAGACTAAATATCCTTTAGCGGTGAAGCTTGGAACAATTACCGCTGATTTGGAAGGAGCAG ACGTTTACTCATACCCGGAAGATGATAGCGTTGAAGATCCAATATTAGCTCAGCACTTGTCGCATTTTGGTATTGATTTTTCTTCACTCCAAAAG ACTGAGATGACTACTGCTGAAAGAGAACTTGACCACAACACTAATTTTGATTGGAATAGAATACAAGAAAGTGGCAAAGATGCCGAACCTTTATATGGGCCTGGCTATACTGGCCTTGTAAACCTTGGAAATAG TTGCTACATGGCTTCAGTAATGCAAGTTATGTTTTCAACCCATCCCTTTATATCACG GTACTTTGAGAAGCAGAGCTTGAAAGCTGCGTTTGCAATTTCTCAAGCTGATCCAACGTTGGACTTAAACATGCAAAT GACAAAGTTGGCGCATGGTATGCTCTCTGGTAAATATTCTGCACCCAGTCAAGAG GGACAAGAAGGAATACGCCCCCGTATGTTCAAGTCAGTAATTGCAGCAAGTCATCCTGAATTTTCCAGTATGAGGCAACAG GATGCCCTTGAGTTCTTCCATCATCTTATTGGCAAAGTTGATCAGGCAAACCCTGGAAACCATGAGTTGAATCCTTGTACcggcttcaagttcatcattgaGGAGCGGGTTCAGTGCCCCTCTGGGAAAGTTTCTTATAATCAACATTGTGACAACTTCCTTACTTTGAGCATACCATTGCATGAAGCGACTAACAAAG AGCAGCTAGAAGCGTTCCATGAGAAGAAAGCAGCAATGGACTTGGATGGAAAGGAAGT GTCTAAGGAGGAAATCGTGAGGCCAAGAGTCCCACTGGAGGCATGCTTAGCAAGTTTTTCAGGCGGAGAGGAAGTGCCTGAGTTTTACAGCACTGCATTAAATTCAAAGACGACAGCAATTAA GACTACTGGCCTTAAAACTTTTCCTGATTACCTGATGCTTCAGATGCGTAAGTTTGTAATGGGAGAAGGATGGGTGCCAAAGAAACTTG ATGTTTATATTGATGTGCCGGATATAATCGATATATCGCACATGCGCAGCAATGGTGTACAGCCTGGGGAAGAGCTACTGCCTGAAGGAG CTTCTTGTGGCAACAAAGCTGAACCTGCTCGTCCTGTTGCCGACGAGGATATTGTATCCCAGCTTGCAAACATAGGGTTCAATTACTTTGCCTGTCAGAAAGCTGCTATTAATACATCAAATGCAGGAATTGAGGAGGCAATGAATTGGCTCCTCTCACACACGGGGGATCCAG ATATTAATGAGCCGATATCTCAAGATCCAATGCCTGCAGAAGACACTATTGATGAAGCAAGTCTTCAAACCCTTGTTTCCTTTGGCTTTCCAGAAGATGTTTCTCGAATGGCCTTGAAAGCTTCT GGTGGAAATATTGAGAGAGCCACGGAGTGGGTTTTCAGCCACCTTGAAGCATCTAGTTCTGTATCTGCTGATTCTTCAACAAACAATGTAAAAGATGACGACTCGAACATATCAGATGGAAGTGGCA GATACAAGCTGATGGCATTTGTGAGCCACATGGGAACCTCTACACACTGTGGGCACTATGTCGCCCATATCCTCAAAGATGGGAGGTGGACGATCTTCAACGACAATAAGGTTGCTGCATCGGTCGATCTGCCCAAGGACATGGGATACCTCTATTTCTTTCAGAGGATAAGCAGTTAG
- the LOC125543059 gene encoding ABC transporter C family member 8-like → MERGRTPEYLLASSAACQGQGGGDLALELGSLCFISQTMLIDLVNLLLLAVYVSSLLIAACKREFRVVRARELPFPCAVASPCCALLGIACVCLGLGAWGSSPHGALLFFVRGFVWVSLSVSLVVRPTRLSGALAVAWWAVDAVLITANCLEKTVTGGNLGVLDVMSWAVGFLLLLSAIRVYRSLAAGDGGGAESEPLLAAGGGERRAAFGEAGFFSRLTFTWMDSLLRLGYSKPLGLGDIPPLDADDAAAEACRKFLGEWHRRRGESHKTSNLVLRVLAECHKKELLLTALYTLLRTLSFAASPVMLYCFVSYSDRQEKERDLGTGAALVAGLLAMKLVESLSQRHWFFGSRRLGMRMRSALMAAVFEKQLRLSSEGRGRHSSGEIANYIAVDAYRLGEFPYWLHLGWSMPVQLVLAIALLFWIVGAGALPALAPVAICGVLNVPFARMLQQYQSRFMQAQDERQRATAEVLHSMKIVKLQSWEDKFRATVQRLRDAEVRWLGETQLKKAYGSALYWVSPTVISAVVLAGTAAVQSAPLDAGVVFTVLATMRVVSEPMRMLPEVMSVMIQVKVSLDRIGKFLTEDEFQDDAVDRAPASDRSCLDVHHGVFSWEPSKGTATLKDINITATHGQKIAVCGPVGAGKSSLLCATLGEIPRMSGSVAVSGSVAYVSQTSWIQSGTVRDNILFGRPMRSSEYERALKCCALDKDMENFPHGDLTEIGQRGLNMSGGQKQRIQLARAVYSDADVYLLDDPFSAVDAHTAATLFNDCVMAALEDKTVILVTHQVEFLSKVDRILVMEKGEITQEGTYEELLQFGTAFEQLVNAHQDSKTTLDSNVSNEGAMVQYQQPRLQQQGSDAEISTGNLPSVQLTQEEERELGGAGLKTYKDYVSVSRGWFLLVLIVLTQCVFVALQYLATYWLAATIQSRRFSVGIVVGVYAVMTTASCLFAYVRSLVAAHFGLKASREFFSGFMDSVFKAPMLFFDSTPTGRIMTRASSDLCILDFDIPFTMTFVISGTVEVAATVVVMIMVTWQVVLVAVPAVIGVLYIQRYYIASARELVRINGTTKAPVMHYAAESMLGVVTIRAFAATNRFIQKNLQLIDMDATMFFYTNAALEWVLLRVEAMQILVIVTSSILLVMLPAGSVAPGFLGLCLSYALTLSSAQVFLTRFYSNLENYMISVERIKQFMNLPSEPPAIISDRRPAPSWPSEGKINLENLRVKYRENAPTVLRGITCTFAAGNKIGVVGRTGSGKTTLLSALFRLIDPSGGRILIDDVDICTIGLKDLRMKLSIIPQEPTLFRGSVRSNVDPLGLYTDQDIWEALDKCQLKKTISVLPELLEAPVSDDGENWSAGQRQLFCLARVLLSRNRILVLDEATASIDSATDAILQRVIKQEFSGCTVITIAHRVPTVTDSDMVMVLSYGKLIEYDRPSRLMENEDSSFFKLVSEYWSNYK, encoded by the exons GGAGCGAG GTAGAACACCGGAGTATTTGCTTGCATCATCAGCAGCCTGCCaaggccaaggaggaggagatCTCGCTCTGGAGCTGGGTTCCCTGTGTTTCATCAGCCAGACGATGCTAATCGATCTCGTGAACCTTCTTCTCTTGGCCGTCTATGTCTCGAGCCTGCTGATCGCCGCTTGCAAGAGGGAGTTCAGGGTCGTCAGGGCGAGAGAGCTTCCATTTCCGTGCGCTGTGGCTTCCCCCTGCTGCGCGCTTCTTGGCATTGCGTGCGTCTGCCTGGGACTGGGAGCATGGGGCTCCTCTCCCCACGGAGCACTGCTCTTCTTCGTTAGAGGCTTTGTGTGGGTGTCCTTGTCGGTCTCCTTGGTCGTCCGTCCGACGAGGCTCTCCGGAGCTCTGGCGGTGGCGTGGTGGGCGGTGGACGCTGTTCTCATCACGGCCAACTGTTTGGAGAAGACTGTGACGGGTGGAAATCTGGGAGTTCTTGACGTGATGTCGTGGGCCGTGGGCTTCTTGCTTCTGCTGAGCGCGATCCGAGTTTACAGAAGCCTCGCCGCCGGCGATGGAGGCGGCGCGGAGTCCGAGCCTCTCCTTGCGGCGGGGGGCGGGGAGAGGCGGGCGGCGTTCGGCGAGGCCGGGTTCTTCAGCCGCCTGACGTTCACGTGGATGGACTCGCTCCTGCGCCTTGGGTACTCCAAGCCGCTGGGCCTCGGCGACATCCCGCCGCTCGACGCCGACGACGCGGCGGCGGAGGCGTGCCGTAAGTTCCTCGGCGAGTGGCATCGACGGAGGGGGGAGTCGCATAAAACGAGCAACCTCGTGCTCCGGGTGCTCGCCGAGTGCCACAAGAAGGAGCTGCTCCTGACGGCGCTCTACACGCTGCTACGCACACTGTCCTTCGCCGCGTCGCCGGTGATGCTGTACTGCTTCGTGTCGTACTCCGATCGGCAGGAGAAGGAGCGGGATCTTGGCACCGGGGCCGCGCTCGTCGCCGGCCTTCTGGCCATGAAGCTGGTGGAGTCGCTGTCGCAGAGGCACTGGTTCTTCGGGTCGAGGCGGCTGGGCATGCGCATGCGCTCCGCCCTCATGGCCGCCGTCTTCGAGAAGCAGCTGCGGCTGTCCAGCGAGGGGCGGGGGCGGCACTCGTCCGGCGAGATCGCCAACTACATCGCCGTGGACGCGTACCGGCTGGGCGAGTTCCCGTACTGGCTGCACCTGGGATGGAGCATGCCGGTGCAGCTCGTCCTCGCCATCGCGCTCCTGTTCTGGATCGTGGGCGCCGGCGCGCTCCCCGCGCTGGCCCCCGTGGCCATCTGCGGCGTGCTCAACGTGCCTTTCGCCAGGATGCTGCAGCAGTACCAGTCGAGGTTCATGCAGGCGCAGGACGAGCGGCAGCGCGCCACGGCGGAGGTGCTGCACAGCATGAAGATCGTGAAGCTGCAGTCGTGGGAGGACAAGTTCAGGGCCACGGTGCAGCGGCTGCGCGACGCCGAGGTGCGGTGGCTCGGCGAGACGCAGCTCAAGAAGGCCTACGGCAGCGCGCTCTACTGGGTGTCGCCGACGGTGATCTCCGCCGTGGTCTTGGCGGGCACGGCCGCGGTCCAGAGCGCGCCCCTGGACGCCGGCGTGGTGTTCACCGTCCTCGCCACCATGCGCGTCGTGTCGGAGCCCATGAGGATGCTGCCCGAGGTGATGTCCGTCATGATCCAGGTCAAGGTGTCGCTGGACCGCATCGGGAAGTTCCTCACCGAGGATGAGTTCCAAGACGACGCCGTGGACAGGGCACCGGCGTCCGACAGGAGCTGCCTGGACGTGCACCACGGCGTCTTCAGCTGGGAGCCCAGCAAGGGCACCGCAACCCTGAaagacatcaacatcaccgccacGCACGGGCAGAAGATCGCCGTCTGCGGGCCTGTCGGCGCTGGAAAATCGTCGTTGCTGTGCGCGACGCTCGGCGAGATCCCAAGAATGTCCGGATCA GTGGCCGTGAGTGGCTCGGTGGCCTATGTGTCCCAGACGTCGTGGATCCAGAGCGGTACGGTGCGCGACAACATCCTCTTCGGGAGGCCGATGAGGAGTTCGGAGTACGAGAGGGCCCTCAAGTGCTGCGCGCTGGACAAGGACATGGAGAACTTCCCGCACGGCGACCTGACGGAGATCGGGCAGAGGGGCCTCAACATGAGCGGCGGGCAGAAGCAGAGGATCCAGCTCGCAAGGGCCGTCTACAGCGACGCCGACGTCTACCTCCTCGACGACCCTTTCAGCGCCGTCGACGCGCACACCGCCGCCACCCTCTTCAAT GATTGTGTCATGGCGGCGCTCGAGGACAAGACGGTCATTCTCGTAACGCATCAAGTTGAGTTCCTCTCCAAGGTTGACAGGATTTTG GTCATGGAGAAGGGCGAGATAACGCAGGAGGGAACCTACGAGGAGCTCCTGCAGTTCGGCACGGCGTTCGAGCAGCTTGTCAACGCTCACCAGGACTCAAAAACAACGTTGGACTCCAATGTATCCAACGAAGGAGCCATGGTTCAGTACCAACAGCCAAGGCTCCAGCAGCAGGGCAGCGACGCGGAGATCTCCACCGGCAACCTGCCGTCGGTCCAGCTGACacaggaggaggagagggagctGGGAGGAGCCGGGCTGAAAACATACAAGGACTACGTGTCAGTGTCCAGGGGCTGGTTCCTCCTCGTCCTCATAGTACTCACACAGTGCGTGTTCGTCGCCCTGCAATACCTCGCGACTTACTGGCTCGCGGCGACGATCCAGAGCCGTCGGTTCAGCGTCGGGATCGTCGTCGGAGTCTACGCGGTGATGACGACCGCCAGCTGCCTGTTTGCCTACGTGAGGAGCCTTGTTGCCGCTCACTTCGGCCTCAAGGCGTCGAGGGAGTTCTTCTCCGGTTTCATGGATTCTGTGTTCAAGGCCCCCATGCTGTTCTTCGACTCTACCCCGACCGGGAGGATCATGACCCGG GCTTCGTCGGATTTGTGCATCTTGGACTTCGACATCCCGTTTACGATGACCTTTGTGATATCCGGCACGGTTGAGGTGGCGGCAACCGTGGTGGTAATGATCATGGTTACATGGCAAGTCGTTCTGGTTGCCGTGCCTGCTGTAATTGGTGTTCTGTACATTCAG AGATACTACATTGCCTCCGCCAGAGAGTTGGTGAGGATCAACGGTACCACAAAGGCGCCCGTGATGCACTATGCCGCTGAATCGATGCTCGGAGTGGTCACCATAAGGGCCTTTGCGGCGACAAATAGGTTCATTCAGAAAAATCTTCAGCTCATCGACATGGATGCGACAATGTTCTTCTACACAAATGCAGCGCTAGAGTGGGTGCTTCTGCGTGTCGAGGCGATGCAAATCTTGGTCATTGTTACATCGTCCATTCTTCTCGTTATGCTACCGGCAGGATCAGTTGCTCCAG GATTTCTTGGGCTATGCCTCTCATATGCCTTGACGCTTTCTTCTGCGCAAGTGTTCTTGACACGATTCTACTCAAATCTGGAGAATTATATGATATCAGTGGAGAGAATCAAACAGTTCATGAATCTACCATCTGAGCCTCCGGCTATCATCAGTGACAGAAGGCCTGCTCCTTCATGGCCATCTGAAGGAAAGATAAATCTGGAGAACTTGAGA GTCAAGTATCGCGAAAATGCGCCTACGGTTTTGCGCGGGATCACTTGCACATTTGCAGCTGGAAACAAGATTGGAGTTGTTGGAAGAACCGGGAGCGGGAAGACCACTCTCCTGAGCGCGTTGTTCCGCCTCATCGACCCCTCCGGCGGGCGAATTCTCATCGACGATGTCGACATTTGCACCATAGGACTGAAGGACCTTAGGATGAAACTCAGCATCATTCCTCAGGAGCCAACGCTTTTCAGGGGCAGCGTACGGAGCAACGTCGATCCTCTGGGCCTGTATACAGATCAGGATATCTGGGAG GCATTGGATAAGTGCCAGTTGAAGAAGACGATCAGTGTCCTTCCTGAACTTCTTGAGGCACCAG TGAGCGATGACGGAGAGAACTGGAGCGCGGGGCAACGGCAGCTCTTCTGCCTCGCGCGCGTCCTCCTCAGCAGGAACAGGATCCTGGTCCTCGACGAGGCGACGGCGTCGATCGACTCGGCCACCGACGCCATCCTGCAGAGGGTCATCAAGCAGGAGTTCTCAGGGTGCACGGTGATCACCATAGCACACAGGGTTCCCACCGTCACAGACAGTGATATGGTCATGGTTCTTTCCTACG GTAAGCTTATAGAGTACGACAGGCCATCGAGGCTGATGGAAAATGAGGACTCGTCATTCTTTAAGCTCGTCTCCGAGTACTGGTCCAACTATAAGTGA